GCCTTGAATGATggacacatgcagagagaggcTGTAATAACTTGCTGCACTGAgcaacttctctctctgtctcttccacAGAAGTATGAGGGTCGACTGCGCTCATCTAGGATTCCTGCCCCTTCTTCCTGTATGTAAACAAATTACTGTTTTGTCTGTTAGACTACCATATTCAGTATTCTGTCACTTAACAGCTTGTTTCCTTCCAAAAGCCTCTGCTCCAGCTGTCACCAAGGCTGAAGAGTCAGGTCGGCAAGGCATGCATGCTCCTCTCTAAAAGCAAATGAGTTGTATTTTCTACTCATTCCTTTGTAAAGGGattggtgtgtatgtgcaaaaaCCCACGATCCTGGGAGACCTGAACTCTGCTCAGAACACTGGTTATAAATtccttttttatattaatgATTAGTGTCACGAGGATGCAAATCAACTTGTTCTGGGCACATAGcactctctgttttgttctaaATTCTGGGTGGGAAGAAAAATCATACACTGGGCAAagatagtttaaaaaaaaaaaaaaagcaatgcTCTGTATCATCACTGATAACAGGAATACAGAATTTGTACCAGCATGTTTATCCATTTAGGACAGAGTGGGCTGTGATGATACGGTatattgctttttattttacaaaattaACCAACAGTAACACTATTAAACCCCAGGTCATAGTATTTTCATGTGCAAATTTGCTTGAATTAGAGGCTGTTTTTACTTAATCACCTGCACTAATTTAGCTTCCACTttcctgttgctgtttttgtcactcCAAGCTTCTCTGCCACTCTGGGTTTCTGAAGTAACTGGTTGCTGTGGTCACTTGTGATTTGGCAGCCTACAGCTATGTGTAATTTATCTTTCCATTGTGCAGGGGTTTGGGGTTGACATCCAATGCTAGCAATACTTAATGATACTTGCTTTCAGTTAGTGACACTCGTGTTGCAGCTGTTTGACTTGGATTTGTCTTACTTTCAGTTGCCAGTCGGTCTCAGGCCAGACAGACCTGTATGTTCCAGGCCCCAGTCCCTGTTCCAGCGCCAGTCCCAACCTCTGAGTCTCCACAGGGAAGCCTAGTGACAGTCCACCCTGATCCTCCCCCATCATCAGTCCTTACAAATTCGGGTTGGTAGTAATCTTCTGAAAACATAACTGGAAAAAGAATTTTGTAAATTAGATGAAAACACTAGACAAAATATTGCAGGCCACATATTTGTTATATTTGACATTTGGGTATTGTTGTTGTCAACGACAATTAAATGTGAATCCTGCCCATACTTTATATTTTGCACATCTGCATGGTTGGCAGTCTCATTACACACTGGTAGTGGCATGTGTAACTTAATATTTTAGTGCTTTCTTTGTAGCaattttgaaatatttgtcaTCTTTGTAAACTCAAGTGCATTTTTCTGCCTCATTCAGTGATTCCTAATCAGCCACGTAAAAAGAATGAGAGCAAGCCAGCACAGTCACTGCCTTTTGTCCGTGAGACCATAAAGGAAAATGGCGAACCTGAGAAAAtgcctcctccacctgcagtcAAAGGTTGGTAACAAATTTAACACTAGCATGATATCATATACATCATCTGGATTACATATAACTACTGAGATCATTCATCCAAAATATGGAAAAGCTCATATTTTCTATCACTGCAGGCAGGAGAAAATCCGTGGCTCCCCAGGAGTTAAACAAAGGCAGCAAAAGGCTGTCTTGTGTTATCAAGCCACCTGAAATACAGACCAAGAGAGGAAAGGTGAGATTTGTTCTTCATTCTGCTGATTATATcctttttaatttcaaaagtCACTTGCTTGGAACTTTTAGATACAAGAGAAGTTCCTTCTTTAAAAAGATAATAATTACATTCCTTTACCTCCCTCTTCATTTAAGTTTGGAGAGGTAACACGACCAAACCAAAAGTTCTATGAGATGATCCAAGACTTCAGAGAGACCTTGGAAATAACCCCGATATCAGCTACTGACCTGGTAAGTTCGGATTCAGGAACTATGTCCCGTGTATGAAGGTGTATGCCGGTGTGCTATTTAAAGCTCATACTTAAAGCACATTTTGTGTTCTTACAGATTGAACCTCacaggatttgtgtgtgtgttcgcaaGCGGCCCCTTAACAAGCAAGGTACATTGGGAGAGATGTATAACAGTGTGTCTACACAGAAGGTTTCTCAGCTCTGTTTTTCGTTCATCCTTCTTGCAAGCACCCCATGGAACAAAGAGGCTTCTGTTTTAATCAATCCAGCTTTTTATATAGGCCTTCAAAAATACAGGTGACCTACAACTCCATATTGCGACTGGCTAACATGCTTCACCTTCTGTGTAGACATGGTGTAACCCCTGTATGCAGTATCATCTAGAGACAAAGGATGAATTAATGGCACAGTCTTgctcaaaaacatgttttttgtttattttatttttttgtttttatgatgaCTTTGACATTCCTCTGTATTCCAGAGATTAATAAGAAGGAGATTGATGTGATCTCTGTACCTGGGAGAGGTGCACTGTTGGTCCATGAGCCAAAACAGAAGGTGGACCTCACCAAGTACCTAGACAACCAAACCTTTCACTTTGACTACTCCTTTGATGAGACTGCCACCAACGACCTGGTCTATAAGTAATGACCTCATTTGTCTCTttaaattttgaatttgaaactgtaaataactaTTTGTAAGTCCACATGGCAATATTCAATACATTTGTATGAAGTGTTGGTCAGCAGAATTTATTTCAGCACAATATTTTTTAGCTTCAAGACAACAGTTTCTGacagattttgacttttttcttcaGGTTCACAGCCAAACCTTTGGTGCAGTCCATTTTTGAAGGTTGCATGGCAACATGTTTTGCCTACGGccagacaggaagtggaaagACTCATGTAAGTTTCTGCTGTGTGGAGCTGAGTTGTTTGGAATCTGTGATTAAAACACCTTTGTTTAGatggaaatgaataaatatttttaattcatgGATTTTATAAAAACATTGCTGGCTTTTAAAGTGTTGCCAGTGATTTGCatttaagaagaaaataatgtgtAGTTTTTCTTTGAAAGTTTCCCCGAAATTGAAATCTTTGTATATCTCATTAtgcacattgtttttatttatttttcctgatgTTGTATCTTCTCTTCAGACGATGGGAGGTGATTTCACAGGGAGGCAGCAGAACAGTGCCAAAGGAATCTATGCCTTGGCAGGTAGGATCCCCAGATTTCCACAGAGCTGGTAATAATCTTGTTTTGTTAGGGACTCTGATCATGATTATTTTCCCCACCAATCCGaggtaaaaaagaaagcaaCTGAAAGCAATTTTCCAACCTGTTGGATGTTCCacattgtttgtatttgtctcCCTAATTCAGAATATAAGTCCCATTACATCGCCAACGTAATGTTCAGAATTTTCTTAAAGTGCTCCTTACATGAGAACTAAAATTTGAGTAATTGTTCTACTCTCTCCCTTTTAGCCCAGGATGTTTTCGCCTGTCTCAACCACAGGAGGTATTCTAACCTGGATCTCTCTGCCTATGTCAGCTTCTTTGAGATTTACAATGGCAAGGTAAGAAAAGCCTCCTCTCTTACCTCCGTGAGCAAATTTATTTATTGAGAATatttaatggaaaaatataCTCGGTCAGATTCAGTCATTAAGTGAAATATACTTGTTGACTTAGGTGTATGACCTTCTGAACAAGAAGGCCAAGCTCCGTGTTCTGGAGGATGACAGACAGCAGGTTCAGGTGGTGGGCCTTGAGGAGGTCTACGTCACCACAGCAGAGGATGTCATCAGGGTGATACAGACGGGCAGTGCATGCAGgtatgtgtgtgatgaagaGCACTAAATACATAGTGTTCATTAGTTGTTTTAACATAGCAACCCAAAACTAATATCCTAAAATACTGACATCTTCCCATTTAGCTCCAAAAATATATAAGATTAATGTGGCTGCTTTCCCTTTGcttctcttctactgtctctccAGGACGTCAGGCCAGACCTCAGCCAACGCCAACTCCTCCCGCTCTCACGCGGTCCTCCAGATTGTGCTACGACGCAATGACCGTGCTACCTCGCTGCACGGCAAATTTTCACTGGTTGATTTGGCTGGCAACGAGCGGGGCACGGATGTCAGCAGCAACGACCGCAGCACTTTGGTTGAGACTGCAGAAATCAACCGCAGCCTGCTGGCTCTTAAGGTAGACTATGGCTAATGTGGAGGGAAGCACGGACCAGATAGATAAGTGG
The DNA window shown above is from Lates calcarifer isolate ASB-BC8 linkage group LG4, TLL_Latcal_v3, whole genome shotgun sequence and carries:
- the kif2c gene encoding kinesin-like protein KIF2C isoform X3, which translates into the protein METSLSRFLVGLSVQISRSDGRVHLATVKSVDTVKSTVMVEWQERKICRGKEVEVSELCTLNPELLDHVNAVTSKAADPPAPAPDKKYEGRLRSSRIPAPSSFASRSQARQTCMFQAPVPVPAPVPTSESPQGSLVTVHPDPPPSSVLTNSVIPNQPRKKNESKPAQSLPFVRETIKENGEPEKMPPPPAVKGRRKSVAPQELNKGSKRLSCVIKPPEIQTKRGKFGEVTRPNQKFYEMIQDFRETLEITPISATDLIEPHRICVCVRKRPLNKQEINKKEIDVISVPGRGALLVHEPKQKVDLTKYLDNQTFHFDYSFDETATNDLVYKFTAKPLVQSIFEGCMATCFAYGQTGSGKTHTMGGDFTGRQQNSAKGIYALAAQDVFACLNHRRYSNLDLSAYVSFFEIYNGKVYDLLNKKAKLRVLEDDRQQVQVVGLEEVYVTTAEDVIRVIQTGSACRTSGQTSANANSSRSHAVLQIVLRRNDRATSLHGKFSLVDLAGNERGTDVSSNDRSTLVETAEINRSLLALKECIRSLGKNSDHIPFRMSTLTKVLRDSFIGEKSRTCMIAMVSPGMASCEYTMNTLRYADRVKELNANSKAGGAVKAQEPISTSSDEESVVDTDVYDAISQVADLEEKVYVELQRANELVKAMEQTSYNIEAGLPDLVDHSRNLLDTVLALQSAVDQERMARLNH
- the kif2c gene encoding kinesin-like protein KIF2C isoform X1 is translated as METSLSRFLVGLSVQISRSDGRVHLATVKSVDTVKSTVMVEWQERKICRGKEVEVSELCTLNPELLDHVNAVTSKAADPPAPAPDKKYEGRLRSSRIPAPSSSSAPAVTKAEESGRQVASRSQARQTCMFQAPVPVPAPVPTSESPQGSLVTVHPDPPPSSVLTNSVIPNQPRKKNESKPAQSLPFVRETIKENGEPEKMPPPPAVKGRRKSVAPQELNKGSKRLSCVIKPPEIQTKRGKFGEVTRPNQKFYEMIQDFRETLEITPISATDLIEPHRICVCVRKRPLNKQEINKKEIDVISVPGRGALLVHEPKQKVDLTKYLDNQTFHFDYSFDETATNDLVYKFTAKPLVQSIFEGCMATCFAYGQTGSGKTHTMGGDFTGRQQNSAKGIYALAAQDVFACLNHRRYSNLDLSAYVSFFEIYNGKVYDLLNKKAKLRVLEDDRQQVQVVGLEEVYVTTAEDVIRVIQTGSACRTSGQTSANANSSRSHAVLQIVLRRNDRATSLHGKFSLVDLAGNERGTDVSSNDRSTLVETAEINRSLLALKECIRSLGKNSDHIPFRMSTLTKVLRDSFIGEKSRTCMIAMVSPGMASCEYTMNTLRYADRVKELNANSKAGGAVKAQEPISTSSDEESVVDTDVYDAISQVADLEEKVYVELQRANELVKAMEQTSYNIEAGLPDLVDHSRNLLDTVLALQSAVDQERMARLNH
- the kif2c gene encoding kinesin-like protein KIF2C isoform X2 — protein: METSLSRFLVGLSVQISRSDGRVHLATVKSVDTVKSTVMVEWQERKICRGKEVEVSELCTLNPELLDHVNAVTSKAADPPAPAPDKKYEGRLRSSRIPAPSSSSAPAVTKAEESVASRSQARQTCMFQAPVPVPAPVPTSESPQGSLVTVHPDPPPSSVLTNSVIPNQPRKKNESKPAQSLPFVRETIKENGEPEKMPPPPAVKGRRKSVAPQELNKGSKRLSCVIKPPEIQTKRGKFGEVTRPNQKFYEMIQDFRETLEITPISATDLIEPHRICVCVRKRPLNKQEINKKEIDVISVPGRGALLVHEPKQKVDLTKYLDNQTFHFDYSFDETATNDLVYKFTAKPLVQSIFEGCMATCFAYGQTGSGKTHTMGGDFTGRQQNSAKGIYALAAQDVFACLNHRRYSNLDLSAYVSFFEIYNGKVYDLLNKKAKLRVLEDDRQQVQVVGLEEVYVTTAEDVIRVIQTGSACRTSGQTSANANSSRSHAVLQIVLRRNDRATSLHGKFSLVDLAGNERGTDVSSNDRSTLVETAEINRSLLALKECIRSLGKNSDHIPFRMSTLTKVLRDSFIGEKSRTCMIAMVSPGMASCEYTMNTLRYADRVKELNANSKAGGAVKAQEPISTSSDEESVVDTDVYDAISQVADLEEKVYVELQRANELVKAMEQTSYNIEAGLPDLVDHSRNLLDTVLALQSAVDQERMARLNH